The following proteins are encoded in a genomic region of Opitutus sp.:
- a CDS encoding SulP family inorganic anion transporter, which translates to MATPTDASALDNIQRHSRRWLSERFPLREELANYSWAKLKADFAAGATVSLVSIPQAIGFALIAGLPPLMVIMAAVVGGFVCALFSSSRHMVFGPTNSVSIILAATLHSLSGGALSAAELALILALLIGVFQCIAGLSQMGKLTQFISRSVIIGYGTAIGLLLAAGQIPHLLGTAVEHGSTLDSLKAAAQHLMQFAFNPYPLAMGVVTLLVFWALERFWPRIPVELIGLVALSLITQHFDLKVLGIQTIEDVGALTAALPSFIGIPLSQSDWSVVPPLLSAALAIAILGMLEAISISKTLASQSGQRLDANQELVAMGSANIANSFFGAMPGSASFARSAANLQSGAKTQVSALLSSLLVLGALFFVAPVINSIPVACLAAHLIRIGLKMLNREQIRISWRATRSDAVVFAVTLCSAFFLNLDTAIYVGVGVSLALFLRKASAPALVEYGFNDQGQLAELNGGNQRSNAAISIVHVEGELFFGAADLFQEQVRLLADNDGLIVVILRMKNARHLDATAVMSLLQLHAYLRKTGRHLLISGINPDVEQVLRKSGALKTVGVENIFPAEANLTMSTKRALLRASQLLQQTNSKPQAGVRIFYDRNRDNTTGVDAASPVAKGDHDKPGDYQI; encoded by the coding sequence ATGGCCACACCGACGGATGCCTCCGCCCTGGATAATATCCAGCGGCACTCGCGTCGGTGGTTGAGTGAGCGGTTCCCGCTGCGCGAAGAGCTGGCGAATTATAGCTGGGCAAAGTTAAAGGCGGACTTTGCCGCCGGCGCGACCGTCTCGCTGGTTTCCATTCCGCAGGCGATCGGGTTTGCGCTCATCGCCGGTCTGCCGCCGTTGATGGTGATCATGGCTGCGGTGGTCGGCGGCTTTGTCTGCGCGCTGTTCAGTTCGTCCCGCCACATGGTGTTCGGGCCGACCAATTCGGTAAGTATCATTTTGGCGGCGACACTGCATTCGCTCAGCGGTGGAGCCCTGTCTGCCGCTGAATTGGCCCTGATATTGGCGCTGCTCATCGGGGTGTTTCAATGCATCGCCGGCCTGTCGCAGATGGGCAAACTCACGCAGTTCATTTCGCGCTCGGTGATCATCGGCTACGGAACGGCGATCGGGCTGCTGCTGGCGGCCGGCCAGATTCCCCACCTGCTCGGCACCGCAGTGGAGCACGGCAGCACGCTGGATTCCCTCAAGGCGGCGGCGCAGCACCTCATGCAGTTTGCGTTCAACCCCTATCCGTTGGCCATGGGGGTAGTTACCCTGCTCGTTTTCTGGGCGCTGGAACGCTTCTGGCCACGGATTCCGGTGGAGTTGATCGGCCTCGTCGCCTTATCGCTGATCACTCAGCACTTCGATTTAAAGGTGCTGGGAATCCAGACCATTGAGGACGTGGGGGCGCTTACGGCTGCATTGCCCTCGTTTATCGGAATCCCGTTGAGCCAATCCGATTGGTCGGTGGTGCCGCCGCTGCTCAGTGCCGCCCTCGCCATCGCGATCCTCGGTATGCTGGAGGCCATTTCCATCTCGAAGACGCTGGCCTCGCAATCGGGCCAGCGCCTCGACGCCAACCAGGAGTTGGTTGCGATGGGCTCGGCGAATATCGCCAATAGTTTTTTTGGAGCGATGCCCGGTTCGGCCTCCTTTGCCCGCTCGGCAGCCAACCTGCAAAGCGGGGCGAAGACGCAGGTCTCCGCTTTGCTCAGCAGCCTACTGGTGCTCGGCGCGCTTTTTTTCGTGGCCCCGGTGATCAACTCAATCCCGGTTGCCTGTCTTGCCGCCCACCTGATTCGCATCGGCCTAAAAATGCTCAACCGTGAGCAGATTCGCATCTCCTGGCGCGCGACCCGCTCCGATGCAGTCGTCTTCGCCGTAACGCTCTGCTCGGCGTTTTTCCTGAATTTGGACACAGCCATTTATGTGGGCGTAGGTGTCTCGCTGGCGCTTTTTCTGCGCAAGGCCAGCGCTCCCGCCTTGGTGGAATACGGCTTCAACGACCAAGGCCAACTCGCCGAACTCAATGGCGGCAACCAACGCAGCAACGCGGCGATCTCTATTGTGCACGTTGAGGGGGAATTGTTCTTCGGAGCCGCAGATTTGTTTCAAGAACAAGTCCGGCTGCTGGCCGATAACGACGGCCTCATCGTGGTCATCCTGCGCATGAAAAACGCCCGCCATCTCGATGCCACGGCGGTCATGTCCTTGCTGCAACTGCACGCTTACCTCCGCAAAACCGGCCGTCATCTGCTCATCAGCGGCATCAATCCCGACGTCGAACAAGTGCTCAGGAAAAGCGGTGCGCTCAAGACGGTCGGCGTCGAAAACATTTTCCCCGCCGAGGCGAACCTCACGATGAGCACCAAACGCGCTTTATTGCGCGCCTCGCAACTGCTCCAGCAAACCAACTCAAAGCCGCAGGCCGGTGTGCGTATTTTTTACGACCGCAACCGCGACAACACCACCGGCGTCGATGCCGCCAGCCCGGTAGCCAAAGGCGACCACGACAAGCCGGGCGATTACCAGATTTAG
- a CDS encoding ParB/RepB/Spo0J family partition protein: protein MCAAPKSRLGRGLGGIIAAAVTAKPPAPAPSATVPSFPGFAEIAVSLIVPSPYQARREISPAQLSELAESIRSEGLLQPIVVRKAGDKYELIAGERRWRAFQLLKIKTIPVRLHEASNASSAALGLIENLQREGLNPLEEAYGYASLIRDFDLTQEAASERVGKGRASVANALRLLSLDAELQGYVSKSIISVGHAKVLLGIEDPAQRALIARRVIEEGLSVRATEKLVQAKKAGAPAPSAQSPAVRKLAASDASAVAGIEKRLTSHFGSRVALQHTPKKGKIVIDYAGNDDLQRILEKLGIEA, encoded by the coding sequence ATGTGTGCAGCTCCCAAATCTCGTCTCGGTCGTGGTCTAGGCGGCATTATTGCCGCCGCAGTTACGGCTAAACCCCCAGCCCCGGCACCTTCTGCCACCGTGCCGAGTTTCCCCGGCTTTGCCGAAATCGCCGTGAGTTTGATCGTGCCCAGCCCCTATCAGGCCCGCCGCGAAATCTCGCCCGCGCAATTATCCGAGTTGGCCGAAAGCATCCGCAGCGAAGGCCTGCTGCAGCCGATTGTGGTGCGCAAGGCCGGCGACAAATATGAACTCATCGCCGGCGAACGCCGTTGGCGCGCCTTTCAGTTGCTTAAAATCAAGACCATCCCCGTGCGCTTGCACGAGGCGAGCAACGCCTCCTCGGCCGCCCTCGGCCTGATCGAAAATCTTCAGCGCGAGGGCCTCAACCCGCTCGAAGAAGCCTACGGTTACGCCAGCCTCATCCGCGACTTCGACCTCACCCAGGAGGCCGCCTCCGAGCGCGTGGGCAAAGGCCGCGCCTCCGTGGCGAACGCCCTTCGCCTGCTTTCACTCGATGCCGAGCTGCAGGGCTATGTCTCCAAGAGCATCATCTCGGTGGGCCACGCCAAAGTATTGCTGGGCATCGAAGACCCCGCCCAACGCGCCCTGATCGCCCGCCGTGTCATCGAGGAGGGATTGAGCGTCCGTGCCACCGAAAAGCTGGTGCAGGCCAAAAAGGCCGGCGCCCCCGCTCCTTCCGCTCAGTCTCCCGCGGTCCGCAAGCTCGCCGCCTCCGACGCCTCCGCAGTCGCCGGAATCGAGAAACGTTTAACCTCCCACTTCGGCTCACGGGTCGCCCTTCAGCACACCCCGAAAAAGGGAAAAATCGTCATCGATTACGCGGGCAATGACGACCTGCAGCGCATTCTCGAAAAGCTCGGGATCGAAGCCTGA